In Haloimpatiens massiliensis, the following are encoded in one genomic region:
- a CDS encoding B12-binding domain-containing radical SAM protein, whose product MSKIIFVKPPDDVKKTNNYSIGLFSLGTILKKNGYSIRIIDFDYIITESLIKCSNDNNENIEFMCDYILKENPDIVDFYTMGNSYYLSVSLAKKLKSKNKNLKIIFGGPQASLIAAETLKACPWIDVIGIGEGELSILNIVDNLLLNKKFTTELGVAYLRNGKVICNESILIKDLDTLPKLDYSLLEGNLGEKIQLEVGRGCPFGCKYCSTKTFWKRNFRLKGSERIIDEISELKNKFDINEFEFEHDLFTANRNRILDFCNNLIKNNMKITWRCSSRADTLDEELIKKMSEAGCTSMYLGIESGSKTIQKIINKNLDLDKAINTMKLLNKYNIHTTASFIYGFPEESEDDVNLTIQLIYKMFRIGVNTIQFHLFSLYPGSEYWMQLKDKLYFSNVFSDGASSKYVDLDAIDFIEKNKNIFPEYLDFDIGIRKKLEFLDMYVYIYCVTFMKYMNKTYELLVSTFGSHLEFFKRFREANYQDFESNRNLIYKMHINPQKSVIALGNLIDSIHCPNKNIISEMYKFESDIVKFIYYSKKVMILNRYKCNVYEMKMYNLDLKLANYVEDEICFTRLNSNNDINIKKVI is encoded by the coding sequence ATGTCAAAAATTATATTTGTAAAACCACCAGATGATGTAAAAAAAACAAATAATTATTCTATTGGGTTATTCAGTTTGGGAACTATATTAAAAAAAAATGGATATTCTATAAGAATAATTGATTTTGATTATATAATAACAGAATCTTTAATTAAATGTTCTAATGATAATAATGAAAACATAGAATTTATGTGTGATTATATTTTAAAAGAAAATCCTGATATAGTTGATTTTTATACTATGGGAAATTCATATTATTTATCAGTAAGTTTAGCTAAAAAGTTAAAAAGCAAAAATAAAAATTTGAAAATTATATTTGGAGGTCCCCAAGCTTCCTTAATAGCAGCTGAAACATTAAAAGCATGTCCATGGATTGATGTTATAGGGATTGGCGAAGGAGAACTTAGTATACTTAATATAGTAGATAACTTATTACTAAATAAAAAATTCACAACAGAATTAGGTGTTGCTTATTTACGAAATGGCAAAGTAATATGTAATGAATCCATATTAATAAAGGATTTAGATACTTTACCTAAGTTAGATTATTCTTTATTAGAAGGTAACTTGGGCGAAAAGATACAGTTAGAAGTTGGAAGAGGCTGTCCTTTTGGCTGCAAATATTGTTCCACCAAAACATTTTGGAAGAGAAATTTTAGATTAAAAGGTTCAGAAAGAATAATTGATGAAATTAGTGAGCTAAAAAATAAATTTGATATAAATGAATTTGAATTTGAACATGATCTATTCACTGCTAATAGAAATAGAATACTAGATTTTTGTAATAACTTAATAAAAAATAATATGAAGATTACTTGGCGCTGTAGTTCAAGAGCAGATACTTTAGATGAAGAATTGATAAAGAAAATGAGCGAAGCAGGATGCACTTCTATGTATTTAGGGATAGAAAGTGGATCTAAAACCATTCAAAAAATTATAAATAAAAATTTAGATTTGGATAAAGCCATAAATACTATGAAATTATTAAATAAATATAATATTCATACAACAGCTTCTTTTATTTATGGTTTTCCGGAAGAATCAGAAGATGATGTTAATTTAACTATTCAATTAATTTACAAAATGTTTCGCATAGGAGTAAATACTATTCAATTTCACCTATTTTCATTATATCCAGGATCAGAATATTGGATGCAATTAAAAGATAAATTATATTTTTCAAATGTATTTTCAGACGGAGCATCTAGTAAATATGTAGATTTAGATGCTATAGATTTTATAGAAAAGAACAAAAATATATTTCCAGAATATTTAGACTTTGACATAGGTATTAGAAAAAAATTAGAGTTTTTAGATATGTATGTATATATATATTGTGTAACTTTCATGAAATATATGAATAAAACTTATGAACTTTTGGTTTCTACATTTGGAAGTCATTTAGAATTTTTCAAAAGGTTCCGAGAGGCTAATTACCAAGATTTTGAATCAAATAGAAATTTAATATATAAGATGCATATAAATCCACAAAAATCAGTAATTGCTCTTGGAAATCTAATTGATAGTATACATTGTCCTAATAAAAATATTATAAGTGAAATGTATAAATTTGAATCTGATATAGTTAAATTTATTTATTATAGTAAAAAAGTAATGATTTTAAATAGATATAAATGCAATGTATATGAAATGAAAATGTATAATTTGGATTTAAAATTAGCTAATTATGTTGAAGATGAAATATGTTTTACTAGATTGAATAGTAATAATGATATAAACATTAAAAAGGTAATTTAA
- a CDS encoding ABC transporter permease, with amino-acid sequence MCKKYCNKKIMGYILTFFCVLTFNFMIPRLMPGDPFTFLSSDEGDVTITYTEEQIEKYKAYYGLDKPLPEQYIKYIKDTFKGNLGYSIYYNDQVLNIIKSRIGWTVGLVLISTFLSAVIGCVLGCISAWYKTKRGDGILYFIMLGFSEIPPFLVGTFFLFILAAKYGLFPLAGATESFAKYPNKYAQMKDIVHHGFLPVLTLTLSNLGGFYLLSRNSTISVLSKDYIQTAKGKGLRKRTIVFRHALRNAIFPIITRIFLSLGAMIGGAILVENVFQYPGVGKLMKEAVFVRDYPLIQGIFILVTLLVLISNFLSDIVCKKLDPRMN; translated from the coding sequence ATGTGTAAAAAGTACTGCAATAAAAAAATAATGGGGTATATATTAACATTCTTTTGTGTGTTGACTTTTAATTTTATGATCCCTAGGCTTATGCCTGGGGACCCATTCACTTTTTTGTCTTCAGATGAAGGGGATGTAACGATAACTTACACTGAGGAGCAAATAGAGAAATATAAGGCGTACTATGGATTGGATAAACCTTTGCCAGAGCAATATATTAAATATATTAAGGACACTTTTAAAGGAAACTTAGGATACAGCATTTATTATAATGACCAGGTTTTAAATATAATAAAAAGCAGAATAGGTTGGACTGTAGGATTAGTTTTAATTTCTACGTTTTTGAGTGCAGTTATTGGATGTGTGCTAGGATGTATATCTGCTTGGTATAAAACCAAAAGAGGAGATGGAATTCTCTATTTTATTATGCTGGGATTTTCAGAAATACCGCCTTTTTTGGTGGGAACTTTTTTCCTTTTTATATTAGCAGCTAAATACGGTCTATTTCCTTTAGCAGGAGCAACAGAAAGTTTTGCAAAGTATCCAAATAAATATGCCCAAATGAAGGATATAGTTCATCACGGATTTTTGCCAGTATTAACCTTAACTCTTTCAAACTTAGGTGGATTTTATTTACTATCTAGAAATTCTACCATATCAGTGCTTTCGAAGGATTATATACAAACGGCAAAAGGTAAAGGGCTTAGGAAAAGAACTATAGTGTTCAGACATGCTCTTAGAAATGCGATTTTCCCTATAATAACCAGAATATTTCTAAGTCTTGGGGCAATGATAGGAGGAGCTATTCTTGTGGAAAATGTATTTCAATATCCAGGTGTAGGAAAGCTTATGAAAGAGGCGGTTTTTGTAAGGGATTATCCATTAATTCAGGGAATATTTATACTGGTTACCTTATTGGTACTTATAAGCAATTTTCTTTCAGATATAGTTTGCAAAAAGTTAGACCCTAGAATGAATTAG
- a CDS encoding ABC transporter ATP-binding protein, protein MENILEVKDLFVTYHGGVEAVSKVSFQVKKGETLGIIGESGSGKSSIALAVMGLLTDKADTKGEILYEGTDLNSLKDRELNFYRWNKVSMVFQNSLDILNPVLDINTQIAESIIEHQNISKLEAYRKSEELLKMVGLQPHCGKKYPHMLSGGMRQRVLIAMALACDPELLLVDEPTTALDPVSKNEIVNLIGELQKENGFSMIVISHDLSVINTLCSKIEVLYRGNVLEEGIAKEILEEPAHTYTRGLIYSSLELNVYQDLWGIRGVCEEGKGSACVFYSRCNQRKEQCSSCRPILKSIGENRKVACNRGGIITLLEAKNVKKTYIHKDNPVEACKGCSVKIRSGEIVSLIGQSGSGKTTFGKILCGLLKGDSGSVEFEGEEVKENNVTCKKKGIQMVFQDPLSSTNGKLTVEEVIREPLDILKDGDKEYRKRKVMELLEEVQLPKEEYFLSKKCNELSGGQRQRIAIARSLILEPKVLIADEISSMLDPSTKANITRLLKELQNRKGFSILYITHDLYLARKISDRVLVMTEGKVVEQGNVVKVFQSPREEYTKNLIVNAF, encoded by the coding sequence ATGGAAAATATTTTAGAGGTAAAAGATTTATTTGTCACATATCATGGAGGCGTAGAAGCGGTTTCTAAGGTTAGTTTCCAGGTAAAAAAAGGTGAGACTTTGGGGATAATAGGTGAATCTGGTAGTGGCAAAAGTTCTATTGCTTTAGCTGTAATGGGGCTTTTAACGGATAAGGCAGATACTAAAGGTGAAATCTTATATGAAGGCACGGACCTAAATTCATTAAAGGATAGGGAACTTAATTTTTATAGATGGAATAAAGTATCTATGGTATTTCAAAATAGTTTAGATATATTAAATCCTGTTTTAGATATAAATACCCAAATTGCAGAGAGTATTATAGAACACCAAAATATAAGTAAATTAGAAGCCTATAGAAAGTCAGAGGAATTATTAAAAATGGTAGGTCTTCAACCTCATTGTGGGAAGAAGTATCCTCATATGCTATCAGGGGGAATGCGCCAAAGAGTGCTTATAGCTATGGCTCTTGCTTGTGATCCGGAACTTTTATTAGTAGACGAGCCAACCACAGCGTTAGATCCTGTAAGTAAAAATGAAATAGTTAATTTAATAGGGGAGCTTCAAAAGGAAAATGGATTTTCTATGATAGTAATATCTCATGATTTATCTGTAATCAATACCTTGTGTAGTAAAATAGAGGTTTTGTATAGAGGTAATGTGTTAGAAGAGGGAATAGCTAAAGAAATATTAGAGGAACCTGCTCATACCTATACTAGAGGACTTATATATTCTTCTTTAGAGCTAAATGTATATCAAGATTTATGGGGCATAAGAGGAGTTTGTGAAGAAGGAAAAGGTTCAGCATGTGTATTTTACAGTAGATGTAATCAGAGGAAAGAGCAGTGTTCTAGCTGCAGACCTATTCTAAAAAGTATAGGTGAAAATAGAAAAGTAGCTTGTAATAGAGGGGGAATAATAACTTTATTGGAAGCTAAAAATGTGAAGAAAACGTACATTCATAAAGATAATCCTGTAGAAGCTTGCAAAGGTTGTAGCGTTAAGATAAGAAGTGGAGAAATAGTTAGCTTAATAGGTCAGTCGGGTTCAGGTAAAACTACTTTTGGTAAGATACTGTGCGGACTTTTGAAAGGTGATTCAGGAAGTGTAGAATTTGAAGGAGAAGAAGTTAAGGAAAATAATGTAACTTGCAAGAAAAAAGGAATACAAATGGTATTTCAAGACCCGCTGTCTTCAACTAATGGAAAATTAACAGTAGAAGAAGTGATAAGGGAGCCTTTAGACATATTAAAAGATGGAGATAAGGAATATAGAAAGAGAAAAGTTATGGAGTTATTAGAAGAGGTTCAGCTTCCTAAAGAGGAATATTTTTTAAGTAAGAAATGTAATGAATTAAGCGGTGGTCAAAGGCAAAGAATAGCCATAGCTAGAAGCTTAATACTAGAGCCTAAAGTATTAATAGCAGATGAAATAAGTTCCATGCTAGATCCTTCCACCAAAGCTAATATAACAAGATTATTAAAAGAGCTTCAAAATAGAAAAGGATTTTCCATACTTTATATAACCCATGATTTATATTTAGCTAGAAAAATATCTGACAGAGTACTAGTTATGACAGAGGGAAAAGTAGTGGAGCAGGGTAATGTAGTGAAAGTATTTCAAAGCCCAAGGGAAGAATATACTAAAAATTTAATAGTAAATGCATTTTAA
- a CDS encoding ABC transporter permease yields the protein MEINKLSIVKRRCIDIKRKYIGTSRKTVGRKENRRLNLSLSGKISLGILILLLIIGIFAPVLSKYPYNIPSGSALEAPSKVHILGTDDLGIDLWAQICIGTRISIIVGFGTALLAGVGGGIIGIICGYYGGIVDRVLMRITDIMIILPDLPLMIIIGAFFGPSIFNIIIVLSLFSWTTPARIVRAKVMSVTKEDYIIAAKSYGGGFFHITKKHILKDIFPVLMVSIIKLVNKAIIAEASLSFLGLGDPSSKSWGIILNHAMGFQGIYFTEYWKWWIVSPLVAITITVMSIAFLGREIEKI from the coding sequence ATGGAGATTAATAAATTATCTATAGTAAAAAGAAGGTGTATAGATATAAAAAGAAAATACATAGGCACAAGTAGAAAAACTGTAGGAAGAAAAGAAAATAGAAGGCTTAATCTGTCTCTTTCGGGAAAAATATCTTTAGGAATACTTATTTTATTATTAATCATTGGTATATTTGCACCTGTTTTAAGTAAATATCCCTATAATATCCCATCAGGGTCAGCACTTGAAGCACCATCAAAGGTACATATTTTGGGAACAGATGATTTGGGAATAGACTTATGGGCTCAAATATGTATTGGAACAAGAATAAGTATTATAGTTGGTTTTGGAACGGCACTATTGGCAGGAGTCGGTGGTGGAATAATAGGAATTATATGCGGATATTATGGTGGCATAGTTGACAGAGTGCTTATGAGAATAACAGATATTATGATAATTCTTCCTGATCTTCCTTTAATGATAATAATAGGGGCATTTTTTGGTCCAAGCATATTCAACATTATTATAGTGCTTAGTTTATTTTCATGGACAACTCCCGCAAGGATAGTACGAGCTAAAGTTATGTCTGTAACTAAAGAAGACTATATAATTGCGGCTAAAAGTTATGGGGGAGGATTTTTTCACATAACTAAAAAGCACATATTGAAAGATATATTTCCAGTGCTTATGGTTAGCATAATAAAATTAGTAAATAAGGCCATTATAGCAGAGGCTTCTCTTTCATTTCTAGGACTGGGAGATCCTAGCTCAAAAAGCTGGGGAATAATACTTAATCATGCCATGGGATTTCAAGGTATATATTTCACTGAATATTGGAAATGGTGGATAGTAAGTCCTTTAGTGGCTATAACAATTACAGTTATGAGCATAGCTTTTTTAGGCAGAGAAATAGAAAAAATTTAA
- a CDS encoding M16 family metallopeptidase, whose product MYEVLSFYLSNGLKVIVHKISKIKTMSCGIWVKQGSKHEDNDINGFSHLIEHLLVSSVNTENKAYKDIIDKLSLYGVQYNATTTKEYTNYTFTGLNNMLDLSLDALANIVMLNKNITKEKLEIEKNIVGQELISFYSSFNQIVERTSQALWGNLDIGRIIVGNMKNIEKCNMENIREIIDFSYTPENSVLVIIGDIEYEDVLNMVNEKFSMWQDVKTREYKEIVSSLPGIYINNENKGSTSVLSVGFRLNSEFIKKNIPVEIISTILGHPSLDSRIMKKIRVECGLAYELSSFISKYSTKGSLAFTAITSNGNVEKTIKLLIEEIKKAKNNFFTENEIKKAKNILETEAILKMNDLTKHLKFLGNSAINNEIFSLENEVRKIQNCTNEMIMSALNDIFINENMGLAAIGSFDADKIIGLINI is encoded by the coding sequence ATGTATGAAGTATTATCATTTTATTTGAGCAATGGATTAAAAGTTATAGTTCATAAAATATCTAAAATTAAAACAATGTCTTGTGGCATATGGGTAAAGCAAGGAAGTAAGCATGAGGATAACGATATTAATGGTTTTTCTCATTTAATAGAACATTTATTAGTTAGTTCAGTAAACACAGAAAATAAAGCTTATAAAGATATAATTGATAAATTATCTCTATACGGAGTGCAATATAATGCGACTACTACTAAAGAATATACAAATTATACTTTTACTGGATTAAATAATATGTTGGATTTAAGTTTAGATGCATTAGCTAATATAGTTATGTTAAATAAAAATATAACTAAAGAAAAGCTTGAAATCGAAAAGAATATAGTAGGGCAAGAGTTAATATCTTTTTATTCTTCATTTAATCAAATTGTGGAAAGAACTAGTCAAGCTTTATGGGGAAATCTGGATATAGGTAGGATTATAGTTGGAAATATGAAGAATATTGAAAAATGCAATATGGAGAATATAAGGGAGATAATTGATTTTTCATATACACCAGAGAATTCTGTTTTGGTAATAATCGGAGATATAGAATATGAAGACGTCTTAAATATGGTAAATGAAAAATTTTCAATGTGGCAAGATGTAAAGACTCGGGAATATAAAGAAATAGTAAGTTCATTACCAGGTATATATATAAATAATGAGAATAAAGGAAGTACGTCTGTTTTATCTGTAGGTTTTAGATTGAACTCTGAGTTTATTAAAAAAAACATTCCAGTTGAGATTATATCTACTATATTAGGACATCCAAGTCTAGATTCAAGAATTATGAAAAAGATAAGAGTGGAATGTGGATTAGCATATGAGTTGAGTTCGTTTATATCTAAATATAGCACTAAGGGAAGCTTGGCATTTACAGCTATAACATCCAATGGAAACGTAGAAAAAACTATAAAATTATTAATTGAGGAAATAAAAAAAGCAAAAAATAATTTTTTCACTGAAAATGAAATAAAAAAAGCAAAAAACATATTGGAAACAGAAGCTATATTAAAAATGAATGATTTAACAAAACATCTTAAATTTTTAGGTAACTCAGCAATTAATAATGAAATATTTTCATTAGAAAATGAGGTTAGAAAGATACAAAATTGTACTAATGAAATGATAATGTCAGCTTTAAATGATATTTTTATTAATGAAAATATGGGGTTAGCAGCTATCGGAAGTTTTGATGCTGATAAAATTATTGGATTAATTAATATTTAA
- a CDS encoding IS4 family transposase, producing the protein MNTIISNDTTDKQLNFTINRFFKDNKIGYILKQCNFSKEKGFSCIKIFKYIFMLVFTGKNLFRNLEFGKNNQFSKDTIYRFLNSPNFNWRKFLFLLSSSIIKNIIVPLTSEDRVNVLVVDDSLYSRSRSKSVELLARVRDHVDHKYIKGFRLLTLGWSDGNTFLPLAFTLLSSEKEKNRLCSENHNIDKRTNGSKLRKEAILKSPEVMISLLKQVSKYAIPASYVLFDSWFTYPKTLIQILELKLNTIAMVKAMPRVYYNYNGKLLNLKDLYAALRKRRGKAKILSSAIVGIGSDKNGNEVKAKIVFVRDRNRSRKWLALISTNISLDDNEIVRIYGKRWDIEVFFKMNKSFLKLAKEFQGRSYDSMVSHTSIVFTRYIMLTLESRKNNDVRTIGGFFYQCCDELQDVKFCEVMNLIIDILKNVLTEKLLLSKDIIDSIIDSFIAALPCYIKEKLVFLSCES; encoded by the coding sequence ATGAATACTATTATATCAAATGATACTACTGATAAACAACTTAATTTTACTATAAATAGATTTTTTAAGGATAACAAAATTGGATACATACTTAAACAATGTAATTTTTCTAAAGAAAAAGGATTTTCCTGTATAAAAATATTTAAATATATCTTTATGCTTGTTTTTACTGGAAAAAACTTATTTAGAAACTTGGAATTTGGAAAAAATAATCAATTTTCAAAGGATACTATATATAGATTCCTTAACTCACCAAACTTCAATTGGAGAAAATTTCTGTTTTTACTTTCTTCATCAATCATAAAAAACATTATTGTGCCTCTTACTTCTGAAGATAGAGTTAATGTACTTGTAGTTGATGATTCTTTATACAGTAGATCTAGAAGTAAATCTGTTGAACTTCTTGCAAGAGTTCGTGATCATGTTGATCATAAATATATCAAGGGCTTTCGCCTTCTTACTCTTGGCTGGTCAGATGGCAACACTTTTTTACCACTTGCGTTCACTCTACTTTCTTCCGAAAAGGAGAAAAACAGACTTTGCTCAGAAAATCACAATATTGATAAAAGAACTAATGGATCTAAACTCCGTAAGGAGGCTATTTTAAAGTCACCCGAAGTTATGATTAGTTTACTTAAACAAGTTTCAAAATATGCTATTCCTGCTTCATATGTTCTTTTTGACAGCTGGTTTACGTACCCAAAAACTCTTATACAGATTTTAGAACTCAAACTTAATACTATTGCCATGGTTAAAGCAATGCCAAGGGTTTACTACAATTACAATGGTAAATTATTGAACCTTAAAGATCTTTACGCTGCTTTAAGAAAAAGGCGTGGTAAGGCCAAAATTCTCTCTTCTGCTATTGTAGGTATTGGCTCTGACAAAAATGGTAATGAAGTAAAAGCAAAAATTGTATTTGTAAGGGACAGAAACAGAAGTAGAAAATGGCTTGCTTTAATTTCAACCAATATATCCTTAGATGATAACGAGATAGTAAGAATTTATGGAAAACGTTGGGATATAGAGGTTTTCTTTAAAATGAACAAGTCCTTTCTAAAACTCGCTAAAGAGTTTCAAGGGCGTTCTTATGATTCCATGGTTTCACATACTTCTATAGTTTTTACTAGGTATATTATGCTTACTTTAGAAAGTCGTAAGAATAATGATGTCAGAACTATCGGTGGATTTTTTTATCAATGTTGTGATGAACTTCAAGATGTTAAGTTTTGTGAAGTAATGAATCTTATTATAGATATTTTAAAAAATGTATTAACTGAAAAACTTCTTCTTTCAAAAGACATTATTGACTCAATAATAGATAGTTTTATTGCTGCTTTACCTTGTTATATCAAGGAGAAGTTAGTCTTTTTGTCCTGCGAAAGTTGA
- a CDS encoding FmdE family protein, translated as MDKKLWEKSVEFHGHQCPGLAIGYKASEAAMKKLGVNFSKDEEIVCVTENDACGVDAVQVITGCSMGKGNLIYRGTGKMAFSFFNRKTGESIRMVLKPFKGEMDREQRMNYILEANVDDIFDFKKPNFQLPSKARLFSNIVCEKCGESAPEHKIRIMNGQRVCLDCFEDYNRGF; from the coding sequence ATGGATAAGAAATTATGGGAAAAATCAGTGGAATTTCATGGACATCAATGCCCTGGATTAGCTATAGGATATAAAGCCAGTGAGGCAGCCATGAAAAAATTAGGAGTAAATTTTTCAAAGGATGAAGAAATTGTATGTGTTACGGAAAATGATGCTTGTGGGGTAGATGCGGTACAAGTTATTACAGGTTGTAGTATGGGAAAAGGAAATTTAATATACAGAGGTACTGGTAAAATGGCATTTAGCTTTTTTAATAGAAAAACTGGAGAAAGTATAAGAATGGTCCTAAAACCATTTAAAGGAGAAATGGACAGAGAGCAGAGAATGAACTACATATTAGAGGCTAATGTAGATGATATATTTGACTTTAAAAAGCCAAACTTTCAGTTGCCAAGTAAGGCTAGATTATTTAGCAATATAGTATGTGAAAAATGTGGAGAATCAGCACCAGAACATAAAATAAGGATTATGAATGGACAAAGGGTGTGCCTAGATTGTTTTGAGGATTATAATAGAGGATTTTAA
- a CDS encoding ABC transporter substrate-binding protein, whose amino-acid sequence MNKKLKSKLVTLVLAGTVIFTAAGCGSNPAQKDSGSAKSTIANGDKVQGKKEAEVIKLEGGDWGAPNPYKHYQRGPGSFKMRLVFDGLIEKDEEGIIPWLAESWKVNKEGKEYIFKIRKGVKWQDGKELTPEDVKFSFEYFEKNPPVSYSLGGGKGKEKGKGINIIKSIDIIDEDSVKILVNKPNVTLLEKLGDVRIIPKHIWENVKDPKNFNDKEAFIGCGPYICEEYNKEAGSYKFKAFKDYWRGEAVVKEIQFVPVSDPVLAFEKGDIDMFSPSADVVKRYENKKEYKIFKAPAFWGYKLSLNMEKCPELKEKEVRQSMNYSIDRKELIQKVARGAAVPASAGYLPQDHIWYNKNVKNYEFNTNKAKKLLKDKKLSFELLIGNSKPEVRIAELMKISMEKAGIELKVKSVDGKTRDAAVKKGDYQLCLIGYGGWGSDADQLRVMFASGRTTTFSGIPGYSNKEVNELCEKQAVQFDEKERKETVFKLQELISEEVPVIPIYNTTGYTVYRPEKYDGWMCIFDHHCLSHCKLSYLKR is encoded by the coding sequence ATGAATAAAAAGTTAAAAAGCAAGTTAGTGACTTTAGTGTTAGCTGGAACAGTTATCTTTACGGCTGCAGGATGTGGTTCCAATCCAGCCCAAAAGGATAGTGGTTCTGCAAAGAGTACAATAGCCAATGGAGATAAAGTTCAAGGAAAGAAAGAAGCAGAAGTAATAAAGCTTGAAGGAGGAGATTGGGGAGCACCTAATCCATACAAGCATTATCAAAGGGGACCAGGTTCTTTTAAAATGAGGTTAGTGTTTGATGGTCTTATTGAAAAGGACGAAGAAGGTATAATACCATGGCTTGCTGAGAGTTGGAAGGTAAACAAGGAAGGGAAAGAATATATATTTAAAATAAGGAAAGGAGTAAAGTGGCAGGATGGAAAGGAATTAACTCCAGAAGATGTTAAGTTTTCCTTTGAATATTTTGAGAAAAATCCGCCAGTAAGTTATTCTTTAGGTGGTGGAAAAGGAAAGGAAAAAGGGAAAGGAATAAACATAATAAAGAGTATAGATATAATAGATGAGGATAGTGTAAAAATACTTGTGAACAAGCCTAATGTAACTCTATTAGAAAAATTAGGTGACGTAAGAATAATACCAAAACATATATGGGAAAATGTTAAAGATCCAAAGAATTTTAATGACAAGGAAGCATTTATAGGATGTGGACCTTACATATGTGAAGAATACAACAAGGAAGCAGGTTCATATAAATTTAAAGCATTTAAAGATTACTGGAGGGGGGAAGCGGTTGTAAAAGAGATTCAATTTGTTCCTGTAAGCGACCCAGTGCTAGCCTTTGAAAAAGGTGACATAGACATGTTTTCACCATCAGCAGATGTAGTAAAGAGATACGAGAATAAGAAAGAATATAAAATATTTAAGGCACCCGCTTTCTGGGGATACAAGCTATCTTTAAATATGGAAAAATGCCCTGAACTAAAAGAAAAAGAAGTTAGACAATCTATGAACTATTCTATAGATAGGAAAGAATTGATTCAGAAAGTTGCTAGGGGAGCAGCGGTACCTGCCAGTGCAGGATATTTGCCACAGGACCATATATGGTATAACAAAAATGTTAAAAACTATGAATTTAATACAAATAAAGCAAAAAAACTTTTAAAAGATAAAAAACTATCTTTTGAACTATTAATAGGAAATTCAAAACCTGAGGTGAGAATAGCTGAACTTATGAAAATAAGTATGGAAAAAGCCGGAATAGAACTAAAAGTTAAAAGTGTAGATGGTAAAACAAGAGATGCAGCAGTTAAAAAAGGTGACTATCAATTATGTCTTATAGGTTACGGTGGCTGGGGAAGCGATGCAGACCAACTTAGAGTAATGTTCGCTTCAGGAAGAACCACAACTTTTTCAGGTATACCAGGATATTCAAACAAAGAAGTAAATGAGCTATGTGAAAAGCAAGCAGTGCAATTTGATGAAAAGGAAAGAAAAGAAACTGTATTCAAATTACAAGAATTAATAAGCGAAGAAGTACCAGTTATACCAATATACAATACTACAGGCTATACTGTATACAGACCGGAAAAATATGATGGTTGGATGTGTATATTTGATCACCATTGTCTAAGTCACTGTAAATTATCCTACTTAAAGAGATAG